The following proteins are encoded in a genomic region of Necator americanus strain Aroian chromosome II, whole genome shotgun sequence:
- a CDS encoding hypothetical protein (NECATOR_CHRII.G6087.T1) — protein MFRTAVRTKSDFQERIDAVNLARRIATSKGYIADVPRRLGLIAQRDYVKVDDSKNINFCLPFIPDDLSKAIRASLVSCGLDDQVIFLEIPPTNLKKQIMRNRMYDRICLTQNCVICPFGKAGYCMVSGVVYLISCKTCGEEYIGETGRPLCVRIKEHLDGMKHSNAATPLGTHRRKCHENAPFCIAATILPYEPEIVACRTLEAFRINAKSPEMNRKEECIAVTNELALYQDLCGF, from the coding sequence atgtttaggacagccgtaaggACGAAATCTGATTTCCAGGAACGGATCGATGCGGTTAACCTAGCGCGGCGGATCGCAACCTCTAAGGGTTACATTGCTGATGTACCTCGTAGGCTAGGTCTTATTGCGCAGCGAGATTATGTCAAGGTGGATGACTCCaaaaacatcaatttctgTTTACCTTTCATACCCGACGACCTGAGTAAGGCGATAAGGGCCAGTCTGGTTAGCTGTGGTCTCGATGACCAAgtgatatttctggaaattcctcccacaaatctcaagaagcagATAAtgcgaaacagaatgtacgatcgcatTTGCTTGACTCAAAACTGTGTAATATGTCCATTTGGTAAAGCAGGctactgcatggtctctggtgtagtttatttgatttcgtgcaaaacatgcggCGAAGAAtatattggcgaaacagggcggcctctttgtgttcgtattaaagaacacctagatgggatgaaacattcaaacgcagCAACCCCTCTCGGAAcccatcgcagaaaatgtcatgaaaatgctcctttctgcatagctgccacgatcctaccgtacgaacccgaaattgtagCCTGCAGAACATTGGAGGCGTTTCGGATTAACGCTAAAAGtccagaaatgaatagaaaggaagaatgcatagccgtgaccaacgagctggctctctatcaagacctttgcgggttttga